The following proteins are encoded in a genomic region of Neisseria perflava:
- the dtd gene encoding D-aminoacyl-tRNA deacylase, whose protein sequence is MRAVIQKVTQAKVDVLSENSRETCGKIDNGFMILLSVTHTDTEADAKYIADKTANLRIFEDENGKLNLSLKDVGGSILLVSQFTLYADARSGRRPSFSNAAPAEQADKLYQYTAQLLREHGLTVETGRFQTHMQVSLCNDGPVTLLLDSQKTF, encoded by the coding sequence ATGCGCGCCGTTATCCAAAAAGTTACCCAAGCCAAAGTTGACGTTTTGTCCGAAAACTCCCGCGAAACCTGCGGCAAAATCGACAACGGATTTATGATATTGCTCAGCGTTACCCATACCGATACAGAAGCAGACGCCAAATACATTGCGGACAAAACCGCCAACCTGCGTATCTTTGAAGACGAAAACGGCAAATTAAATTTATCGCTCAAAGATGTCGGCGGCTCGATATTATTGGTTTCCCAATTTACTCTTTACGCCGATGCGCGCAGCGGCCGCCGTCCGTCCTTCTCCAATGCTGCCCCTGCCGAACAAGCGGATAAACTCTATCAATATACTGCGCAACTTTTACGCGAACATGGACTGACTGTCGAAACCGGCAGATTCCAAACCCATATGCAGGTATCCCTTTGCAATGACGGGCCGGTTACCTTATTGCTTGATTCGCAAAAAACATTCTAA
- a CDS encoding YciI family protein: protein MEYFTLLATDAEDVHEARMAARPAHLARLEELKAQGRLLTAGPNPLPDNPERVSGSLIVAQFESLDAAQEWAEQDPYVDAGVYAEVLIKPFKAVFK from the coding sequence ATGGAATATTTTACGCTTTTGGCCACTGATGCCGAAGATGTCCACGAAGCACGCATGGCAGCCCGCCCTGCTCATTTGGCACGCTTGGAAGAATTGAAAGCGCAAGGCCGTCTGCTGACTGCCGGCCCCAATCCTCTACCAGACAATCCGGAACGCGTTTCCGGCAGCCTGATCGTGGCTCAATTTGAATCTTTGGACGCTGCACAAGAATGGGCTGAACAAGACCCTTACGTCGATGCCGGCGTATACGCAGAAGTATTGATTAAACCCTTTAAAGCCGTGTTCAAATGA
- the truA gene encoding tRNA pseudouridine(38-40) synthase TruA — MTEQTNTTGSSIQRWALTLSYDGSRFYGWQKQAGDLPTVQTALEQALTSIAGEQINTIVAGRTDTGVHATAQVVHFDTSVGRPEQAWVRGVNAHLPDGVAVLLAQKVAPHFNARFDAYGRHYRYLLESSPVRSPLLVGRVGWTHLKLDLNLMRQAAALLEGEHDFSSFRAAECQAKSPIKTLYRSSISGTPRYLCLDLHGNAFLHHMVRNIMGALVYVGSGRISVDEFQSIFHARSRLKAPPTFMSDGLYLTGVDYPDEFGVVRLPLPEWMSVLGNGFQTT, encoded by the coding sequence ATGACCGAACAAACGAATACAACAGGAAGTTCCATTCAGCGTTGGGCTTTAACCCTCTCTTATGACGGGAGCCGTTTTTATGGTTGGCAAAAACAGGCCGGAGACCTGCCGACTGTTCAGACGGCCTTAGAGCAGGCATTAACTTCAATAGCAGGAGAGCAGATTAATACGATTGTTGCAGGAAGGACGGATACGGGTGTGCATGCGACAGCTCAGGTCGTACACTTTGATACATCTGTAGGCCGTCCGGAGCAGGCGTGGGTGCGTGGAGTCAATGCGCATTTGCCTGACGGTGTGGCTGTATTACTTGCGCAAAAAGTTGCACCGCATTTCAATGCCCGATTTGATGCTTATGGCCGGCATTACCGTTACTTGCTGGAGTCATCTCCAGTTCGCTCTCCGTTGTTGGTCGGCAGGGTGGGGTGGACGCATTTGAAATTAGATTTAAATCTGATGAGGCAGGCTGCTGCTTTATTGGAGGGTGAACATGACTTCTCCAGCTTTCGTGCGGCAGAGTGCCAGGCAAAATCGCCTATAAAAACGCTGTATAGGTCAAGTATTAGTGGGACTCCTCGTTATTTGTGCCTTGATTTGCATGGAAATGCATTCTTGCATCATATGGTGCGCAATATTATGGGCGCATTGGTATATGTAGGAAGTGGCAGAATAAGTGTGGATGAATTTCAGTCAATCTTTCATGCAAGAAGCAGATTGAAAGCGCCTCCGACCTTTATGTCTGACGGTTTATATTTGACAGGCGTTGATTATCCTGATGAGTTTGGGGTGGTAAGACTGCCTCTGCCTGAGTGGATGAGTGTTTTGGGTAATGGTTTTCAGACGACCTGA
- a CDS encoding GntP family permease — MDGWTQTLSAGTLLGIAAAAILLILILIVKLRVHALLTLVLVSLLTAIVTGLPMGSIVNDVLVKNFGGTLGSVALLVGLGAMLGRLVETSGGAQSLADALIRIFGEKRAPFALGVASLIFGFPIFFDAGLVVMLPIVFATARRMKQTVLPYALASIGAFSVMHVFLPPHPGPIAASEFYGANIGQLLILGLPVTLITWYFSGYLLGKVLGRSIHVPVPDLLSGGTQDNDQPKAPAKASTVIGIMLIPMLLIFLNTGLSTLISEKMVSADEGWVQFARMLGSTPIALLISVLVALYVLGSKRGEKASALEKTIDGALGPVCSVILITGAGGMFGGVLRASGIGKALADSMADLGIPVLLGCFLVALALRIAQGSATVALTTAAALMAPAVAAAGFSDWQITCVVLATAAGSVGCSHFNDSGFWLVGRLLDMDVPTTLKTWTVNQTLIALIGFALSSVLFILV; from the coding sequence ATGGATGGATGGACTCAAACGTTGAGTGCCGGTACCTTGCTCGGTATCGCCGCCGCAGCGATTTTGCTGATCTTGATTTTGATTGTAAAACTGCGCGTTCATGCCTTGCTGACGTTGGTATTGGTCAGCCTGCTGACTGCTATCGTAACAGGCCTGCCTATGGGCAGTATCGTCAATGATGTGTTGGTCAAAAACTTTGGCGGCACGCTCGGCAGCGTAGCGTTGCTGGTAGGTTTGGGCGCAATGCTCGGCCGTTTAGTGGAAACTTCCGGCGGTGCCCAATCTTTGGCGGATGCGCTAATTCGGATTTTTGGTGAAAAACGTGCGCCGTTTGCCTTAGGCGTGGCTTCTTTGATTTTCGGTTTTCCGATTTTCTTTGATGCCGGTTTGGTGGTGATGTTGCCGATTGTGTTTGCAACAGCACGCCGCATGAAGCAAACTGTTTTGCCCTATGCGTTGGCATCTATTGGCGCATTTTCGGTCATGCACGTCTTCCTTCCGCCTCATCCCGGCCCGATTGCCGCTTCTGAATTTTATGGTGCAAATATTGGTCAACTGCTGATTTTGGGTTTGCCGGTTACCTTGATTACTTGGTATTTCAGCGGCTATTTATTGGGTAAAGTTTTGGGTCGCAGCATTCATGTGCCCGTTCCTGATCTGCTCAGCGGCGGTACGCAAGATAACGACCAACCGAAAGCGCCTGCAAAAGCATCTACAGTCATCGGCATTATGCTGATTCCTATGTTGTTGATTTTCTTGAATACTGGTTTGTCTACTCTGATCAGCGAGAAAATGGTCAGTGCGGATGAAGGCTGGGTGCAGTTTGCGCGAATGCTCGGTTCGACACCGATTGCTTTGCTGATTTCTGTTTTGGTGGCCCTGTATGTATTGGGTAGCAAACGTGGCGAAAAAGCCAGCGCTTTGGAGAAAACCATTGATGGCGCATTGGGCCCGGTTTGCTCGGTTATTTTGATTACCGGCGCAGGCGGTATGTTCGGCGGTGTATTGCGTGCCTCTGGTATCGGTAAGGCTTTGGCCGACAGCATGGCTGACTTGGGTATTCCTGTTTTACTGGGCTGTTTCTTGGTGGCTTTGGCTTTGCGTATTGCGCAAGGTTCTGCGACCGTTGCATTGACTACCGCTGCCGCATTGATGGCACCGGCCGTTGCGGCGGCAGGTTTCAGCGATTGGCAGATTACTTGCGTGGTATTGGCGACGGCGGCTGGTTCCGTTGGGTGCAGCCACTTTAACGACTCAGGCTTCTGGCTTGTCGGCCGTCTGTTGGATATGGATGTACCGACGACCTTGAAGACATGGACGGTCAACCAAACACTTATCGCACTCATCGGTTTTGCTTTATCGTCAGTATTGTTTATCTTGGTTTAA
- a CDS encoding peptidylprolyl isomerase — protein sequence MKKTYFASALMLALTTGTLFAQTLVTVNGQAIDSSVIDDQVASVRASNPNVQDTPELRQMLTERQVISTVVTQEAKKLKLDQSAEFKTALEQARADAAKQGADKKATFKTEWAVFENDLLGQAFAAHIVRQYPVQEKDVKAAYNDFSNFYKGTQEVQLGEILTDSSSNAQKAIADLDAKKSFVSVLNQYSIDEAAKKAGGIPKAYVPLKDLQESAPPLYAAVKDLKKGAHTKTPLQNGNLYAVFYVNDRRNVTVPSYETAKNEIGSDLQAARVDAAIQSLLKKASIKVNK from the coding sequence ATGAAAAAAACCTACTTTGCTTCAGCCTTGATGCTTGCCCTGACTACCGGCACCCTGTTTGCCCAAACTTTGGTGACCGTCAACGGTCAAGCCATCGACAGCAGCGTTATCGATGACCAAGTTGCTTCCGTACGCGCCAGCAACCCGAACGTTCAAGACACTCCTGAATTGCGTCAAATGCTGACTGAACGCCAAGTTATCAGCACTGTTGTTACCCAAGAAGCTAAAAAATTAAAACTGGATCAAAGCGCTGAATTCAAAACTGCATTGGAGCAAGCGCGTGCCGATGCCGCCAAGCAAGGCGCAGATAAAAAAGCCACATTCAAAACCGAATGGGCAGTTTTCGAAAATGATTTGTTAGGCCAAGCTTTCGCGGCGCATATCGTCCGTCAATATCCTGTCCAAGAAAAAGATGTCAAAGCCGCTTACAACGACTTCAGCAACTTCTATAAAGGTACTCAGGAAGTCCAACTGGGCGAAATCTTAACCGACAGCAGCAGCAATGCCCAAAAAGCCATTGCCGATTTGGACGCGAAAAAAAGCTTTGTTTCGGTATTGAACCAATACTCAATTGACGAAGCGGCCAAAAAAGCCGGCGGCATCCCTAAAGCTTATGTTCCGCTTAAAGATTTGCAAGAATCAGCTCCTCCGCTTTACGCTGCTGTCAAAGACCTGAAAAAAGGTGCGCACACTAAAACGCCGCTGCAAAACGGTAATTTGTATGCCGTTTTCTATGTCAATGACCGTCGTAACGTTACCGTGCCTTCTTACGAAACCGCTAAAAACGAGATTGGCAGCGACTTACAGGCAGCCCGTGTTGATGCGGCCATTCAATCATTGCTGAAAAAAGCCAGCATCAAAGTCAACAAATAA
- a CDS encoding BolA family protein: protein MSNMRQIIEERLQALEPEFFDFEDESHLHAGHAGNKGGGHYAIVVVSNAFENIGRLQRQRMIKQLLQDLFSDGLIHALSIKAATPDEYFH, encoded by the coding sequence ATGAGCAATATGCGTCAAATTATCGAGGAACGCCTGCAGGCGCTTGAGCCTGAGTTCTTCGATTTTGAAGATGAAAGCCATCTGCACGCCGGCCATGCCGGTAATAAAGGTGGAGGGCATTACGCCATAGTAGTGGTCAGCAACGCATTTGAGAACATTGGCCGACTCCAGCGGCAACGTATGATTAAGCAGCTTTTACAAGACCTGTTTTCAGACGGCCTGATTCATGCACTCAGTATCAAAGCGGCCACGCCGGACGAATACTTCCATTAA
- a CDS encoding peptidyl-prolyl cis-trans isomerase has protein sequence MNIKPKTAVLAILALSTIGLATAKAPDIDPARIDSMVAEVLRQADQHPNQTAKPDGQAIRKDVVTRLQTLEILKNEAFKAGLDKDAEVQNQFKNVEAEFYANQYAAYLERQTAVDDAELRRFYDQQTRIIKLQQVSFASADEVRAAQELLLKGLSFEELMKRYPNPEQEFDGFISPQQLPPQLAVAFADMNRGDVTHEPIQMENRFYLFKLSAVEHDPNAEPFELVRNQIAQAVKRQKVNNQIERILKENGINP, from the coding sequence ATGAACATCAAGCCCAAAACTGCCGTTTTGGCTATCCTCGCCCTGTCGACGATCGGTTTGGCAACCGCCAAAGCACCTGATATCGATCCCGCCCGCATCGACAGCATGGTTGCCGAAGTATTGAGACAGGCCGACCAGCATCCCAACCAAACTGCCAAACCCGATGGTCAGGCAATCCGCAAAGATGTGGTTACACGCTTGCAGACTTTGGAAATATTGAAAAATGAAGCCTTCAAAGCTGGTTTGGACAAAGATGCGGAAGTACAGAATCAGTTCAAAAACGTTGAAGCTGAGTTCTATGCCAACCAATACGCTGCTTATCTAGAACGTCAAACCGCAGTTGACGATGCCGAGTTGCGCCGTTTCTACGACCAGCAAACACGCATTATCAAGCTGCAACAAGTCAGCTTTGCCTCAGCCGACGAAGTACGCGCCGCGCAAGAACTGCTGCTAAAAGGCTTGTCATTCGAAGAGCTGATGAAGCGCTATCCTAACCCAGAACAAGAATTTGACGGCTTCATTTCTCCGCAACAGCTCCCTCCCCAACTGGCCGTTGCTTTTGCCGACATGAACCGGGGCGATGTAACGCACGAGCCGATTCAAATGGAAAACCGTTTTTATCTGTTTAAACTCAGTGCAGTAGAGCATGATCCGAATGCCGAACCTTTCGAGCTGGTACGCAACCAAATTGCCCAAGCTGTCAAACGGCAAAAAGTTAATAATCAGATCGAACGCATCTTAAAAGAAAACGGCATTAATCCGTAA
- the porB gene encoding trimeric porin PorB produces MKKSLIALTLAALPVAAMADVTLYGQVKAGVEISKVKEGKTTSKTATEIADYGSRIGFKGHEHLGSNLNAIWQVEQNTSIAGGDSGFATRESFLGLEGGFGKVRAGKLDTSLKNSSDSFDPWESSNANADALQLGKIKRVDTRKVSVRYDTPVFGGFSASVQYQPRDNANPSDKYDHAVKSRESYDLGLNYENSGFFGRYAGSYAKRADLTSGYLDAFNHNTTLAAGTYKDHQAHRLTAGYDANNLMVAVVGQYEGFKADVAGAKKNERTEVGATAAYRFGNVTPRVSYAHGFKAKEEGVKQENSAYNQVIVGADYDFSKRTSALLSAGWLKEGKGDAKYEKTAGTVGLRHKF; encoded by the coding sequence ATGAAAAAATCTCTGATTGCTCTGACTTTGGCAGCTCTGCCTGTTGCAGCTATGGCTGATGTGACTCTGTACGGTCAAGTTAAAGCCGGCGTTGAAATTTCTAAAGTAAAAGAAGGTAAGACTACTTCTAAAACTGCTACTGAGATTGCTGACTACGGTTCTCGCATCGGCTTCAAAGGCCACGAACACTTGGGTAGCAACTTGAATGCTATTTGGCAAGTTGAACAAAACACTTCTATCGCCGGTGGTGATTCTGGTTTCGCGACCCGTGAATCTTTCTTGGGCTTGGAAGGCGGTTTCGGTAAAGTTCGTGCTGGTAAATTGGATACTTCTCTGAAAAACAGCAGCGACAGCTTCGACCCTTGGGAATCTAGTAATGCTAACGCAGACGCTCTGCAATTGGGTAAAATCAAACGTGTAGATACTCGTAAAGTATCTGTACGTTACGACACTCCTGTGTTTGGTGGTTTCAGTGCAAGCGTACAATACCAACCTCGCGACAATGCTAACCCTAGCGACAAATACGATCACGCTGTGAAAAGCCGTGAATCTTACGACTTGGGCTTGAACTACGAAAATTCTGGTTTCTTCGGTCGCTACGCTGGTTCTTATGCTAAACGTGCTGACTTGACTTCTGGTTACCTGGATGCATTCAACCACAACACTACTTTGGCTGCCGGTACTTACAAAGATCACCAAGCTCACCGTCTGACTGCTGGTTACGATGCTAACAACCTGATGGTTGCTGTTGTAGGCCAATACGAAGGCTTTAAAGCTGACGTAGCTGGTGCTAAGAAAAACGAACGTACTGAAGTTGGTGCAACTGCTGCTTACCGCTTCGGCAACGTAACTCCTCGTGTTTCTTACGCTCACGGCTTCAAAGCTAAAGAAGAAGGCGTGAAACAAGAGAACAGCGCGTACAACCAAGTTATCGTTGGTGCTGACTACGACTTCTCTAAACGCACTTCTGCCCTGTTGTCTGCCGGCTGGTTGAAAGAAGGCAAAGGCGATGCTAAATACGAGAAAACTGCTGGTACTGTTGGCCTGCGTCACAAATTCTAA
- a CDS encoding gluconokinase, GntK/IdnK-type codes for MTTHFVMMGVCGCGKTTAALSLQKYLDQCPYAEGDDFHTQANRDKMGAGIPLTDEDRYPWLGNLRDWMTEQAKNGEKYSIVTCSALKHHYRDILRCAEGKVAFIHLTPPQAINLERMLSRQGHYMKAGMLDSQLEILEELGADEYGVKIDNPGTPEAVEADIVNWVKAQGLI; via the coding sequence ATGACGACACATTTTGTCATGATGGGCGTGTGCGGTTGCGGTAAAACCACGGCCGCACTCTCATTGCAAAAATATCTTGATCAATGTCCCTATGCCGAAGGCGATGATTTCCATACCCAAGCCAACCGCGACAAGATGGGTGCCGGTATTCCGTTGACGGACGAAGACCGCTATCCTTGGCTGGGCAATTTGCGTGACTGGATGACGGAGCAGGCAAAAAACGGGGAAAAATATTCCATCGTTACTTGTTCCGCACTCAAGCATCACTATCGAGATATTCTGCGTTGTGCGGAAGGGAAGGTGGCTTTTATTCATCTGACTCCGCCTCAAGCAATCAATCTCGAACGTATGCTGTCGCGCCAGGGGCATTATATGAAAGCCGGAATGCTGGATTCGCAGCTGGAGATTTTGGAAGAGCTGGGTGCGGATGAGTACGGTGTCAAAATCGACAATCCGGGTACGCCTGAAGCCGTTGAGGCAGATATTGTGAATTGGGTAAAAGCGCAAGGCTTGATTTAA
- a CDS encoding septation protein A — protein MKVLSDLFAVFLFFITYIITKDMITATAVAVVVGIAQAALTFWKHRKLDTMQWISLILIVFFGGATILLKDNRFIMWKPTVLFWIGAIVMLFSHLAGKNGLKAVMGKEMQLPDFVWTRLTYAWIGFLIFMGAANLFVFTYFPDQWVNYKLFGTLGFTIIFSIAQGMYLMRFQPKEDQ, from the coding sequence ATGAAGGTTTTGAGCGACTTATTCGCCGTATTCTTATTTTTCATTACATACATCATCACCAAAGACATGATTACCGCAACGGCTGTTGCGGTTGTAGTCGGCATAGCCCAAGCTGCGCTGACCTTTTGGAAACACCGCAAGCTGGACACCATGCAATGGATCAGCCTGATCTTGATTGTCTTTTTTGGCGGTGCAACGATTTTACTGAAAGATAACCGCTTCATCATGTGGAAACCGACCGTTCTGTTTTGGATCGGCGCGATCGTCATGCTGTTCAGCCATCTTGCCGGTAAAAACGGGCTTAAAGCCGTCATGGGCAAAGAAATGCAACTCCCTGATTTTGTATGGACACGCCTGACTTATGCATGGATTGGCTTCCTAATTTTTATGGGTGCGGCCAACCTCTTTGTCTTTACGTATTTTCCAGACCAATGGGTCAATTACAAACTGTTCGGCACATTGGGTTTCACAATCATTTTTTCCATCGCACAGGGTATGTATCTGATGCGTTTCCAGCCTAAGGAGGATCAATAA
- a CDS encoding FimV/HubP family polar landmark protein — MTSLSASAGLGGLNVQSHLGEPFTGSITVTGEEAQALLNGGKATISNGNLRAAVRKSGDKAVVTIRSSKAIKDPVLVFQVGVGAQSREYTAIIDPAGYDSKDAASVRTRPAAESQSSEPTRNAQQPATKNNKASGNQVAQVRKDAQRKAEKKQVQTASAKNDTAVRSGRQHLVRTGETLIAIASSIRPQGMTLDQTIQALVNANPDVFIDNNANRMLAGKVLNIPNRSELQRLAASAPVKTNTATEKANETANATEAKTEKPVVQPEAQTEAQVKDAGANPPQQEEVKQASAAQTEQAASAAVNENAASAAPASDVQDVMASDNQENVLASEPVATTDSAAEPSESESDGNLWKWLLAGGAALIAAWLLLRAAGKRKDEPKAASASRKDEEKPVQKSVAASATAAVAASKVTPSEKTQEGLLVEDDFEDDVVINEVEESSNVDDVKLDLGKIDHSQAGILSSAVTHDAETEQRRHADWDNIESTESVYEPEPENPYQPVSVVMPERNEEPLEFTVETPENSDDHVPPFDVKQDQDVQIQETKEEAEKEEAASEFVIEEGALEWEAEDVSVAADKSNSERGFVSESVGMTAPLEAKYDLAKMYIEIGDPEAARETLQGLIEEAEGDILYKAQKLMKELGA, encoded by the coding sequence ATGACATCGCTCAGTGCCTCTGCAGGTTTGGGTGGCTTGAACGTTCAATCTCATTTGGGTGAGCCTTTTACAGGCAGTATCACTGTGACTGGCGAGGAAGCTCAGGCTCTGCTTAATGGCGGTAAGGCCACTATTTCAAATGGCAATTTGCGCGCGGCAGTACGCAAATCAGGCGATAAGGCAGTCGTTACGATTCGTTCTTCCAAAGCCATTAAAGATCCTGTTTTGGTTTTCCAAGTAGGTGTCGGTGCGCAATCGCGTGAATACACCGCTATTATCGATCCGGCCGGATATGATTCTAAAGATGCTGCATCTGTTCGTACTCGTCCGGCTGCTGAATCTCAATCCTCCGAGCCGACGCGCAATGCCCAACAGCCTGCAACAAAAAACAATAAAGCATCAGGCAATCAGGTAGCTCAAGTGCGTAAAGATGCGCAACGTAAGGCTGAGAAAAAACAAGTTCAGACGGCCTCTGCTAAAAACGATACGGCCGTACGTTCAGGCAGACAGCATTTGGTACGTACGGGTGAAACCCTGATTGCCATTGCGTCCAGCATCCGTCCGCAAGGTATGACCTTGGATCAAACCATTCAAGCGTTGGTTAATGCTAATCCGGATGTGTTTATTGATAACAATGCCAACCGTATGTTGGCAGGTAAGGTGCTGAATATTCCAAACCGTAGCGAATTGCAACGTTTGGCTGCTTCTGCTCCTGTTAAAACTAATACGGCAACAGAAAAAGCCAATGAAACCGCTAATGCAACAGAGGCTAAAACAGAAAAACCTGTTGTTCAGCCTGAGGCTCAAACTGAAGCCCAGGTTAAAGATGCCGGCGCAAACCCTCCGCAACAGGAAGAAGTGAAACAAGCTTCAGCTGCGCAAACAGAGCAAGCAGCATCTGCGGCTGTCAATGAAAATGCGGCATCAGCAGCTCCTGCTTCCGATGTTCAAGATGTTATGGCTTCCGATAATCAAGAGAATGTATTGGCTTCGGAACCTGTTGCTACGACTGATTCTGCTGCAGAGCCGTCAGAGAGTGAATCAGATGGTAATTTGTGGAAATGGTTGTTGGCAGGCGGCGCAGCCCTTATTGCTGCTTGGTTGTTGTTGAGAGCTGCCGGTAAACGTAAAGACGAGCCGAAAGCCGCGTCTGCAAGCCGTAAGGATGAAGAAAAGCCTGTACAGAAAAGTGTTGCTGCTTCAGCCACCGCTGCGGTTGCCGCAAGCAAAGTAACGCCGTCTGAAAAAACTCAAGAAGGTTTGCTTGTCGAAGATGATTTTGAAGATGATGTCGTTATCAATGAAGTAGAAGAATCTTCCAATGTTGACGATGTCAAACTTGACTTAGGCAAGATTGACCATAGTCAGGCAGGCATTCTTTCCAGTGCGGTAACGCATGATGCAGAAACAGAGCAACGTCGTCATGCGGATTGGGACAATATCGAATCAACAGAAAGCGTGTACGAGCCTGAGCCGGAGAATCCGTATCAGCCGGTATCTGTTGTTATGCCTGAGCGAAATGAAGAGCCGCTAGAGTTTACAGTAGAAACGCCTGAAAATTCAGACGACCATGTGCCGCCATTCGATGTCAAGCAAGATCAGGACGTGCAAATTCAAGAAACCAAAGAAGAAGCAGAGAAAGAAGAAGCTGCTTCAGAGTTTGTGATTGAAGAAGGTGCATTGGAATGGGAAGCTGAAGATGTTTCAGTAGCTGCCGATAAAAGCAATAGCGAAAGAGGCTTTGTTTCAGAATCAGTCGGTATGACTGCTCCGCTCGAGGCTAAATATGATTTGGCCAAGATGTATATCGAGATCGGTGATCCTGAGGCAGCTCGCGAAACATTGCAAGGGCTGATTGAAGAAGCTGAAGGCGATATTCTATATAAAGCCCAAAAACTGATGAAAGAACTTGGCGCATAA